The Amphiura filiformis chromosome 1, Afil_fr2py, whole genome shotgun sequence nucleotide sequence tgcatcaaaaatatccaaatttttgcatcaaaaatatcccaatttttgcAAGAATGTACAATCTCATTTTCACTGCGCCAAAATTGCGACATACAGCAACACTGCATGTTCGTCACCACCCCTTCTGGGATGTGCTTTATGGGATTTAAAATGGTTTCTAATTTTTGTGTTATTACTGTTATGTCATTATTTTCAAATACTAGTAATCACTTTACCTCCTAAATCAATGTAATAACAGGCAGTTGACATTGAAACAAATATACGTATGCACTCGACTGTTAACGTCCAAAATTTAATCAGTTAATTAGAGGGGTATTACGCCAGCCTATATTTGGTATTGGCTATGGTGTTTTTAGTATTATGTTATTTTTGTCCATAATTTGTTCAAACATTAGGTAATAATCTTGGATagaaattaacatgattaaagacaAATATTCCACGGTGTTCTTACCTGAGAGTGCCATAGCAATATCAAATTCGTCTCGAAGTATTTGAAGAACTTTCTTCACTCCAGCTTCCCCCtagtaaaaaataataacattatgcACATGGTTAGTTCCACGCAATTAATTGAATTTTTCAATCCTAAACTTGATTTACACCTTTCCTCTCCCTGCTCTCTAACAGCCAATGGCCTTCCTCACCTTAATCATGCCTAAAATCATCAAGATTCACGATTAAATCTGCAAATGattatatacaaatattaactgtctatgagtgtgatggtcgaaatataatcacgacgtgaaagatggattgttccattccacgagccggaacggcgagtggaatggaacaatacatctttcaccgggTGATTATATTTGGACCATTACaagaatttaagacagttaatatttgttttatatcactcatatatataaattatgttgctcaaaaatactatttaagatagggaatacattttttcattaacataacaCCGTGTTTTGCCGTGACATACTTAACATTTTGgtatccaccccataactaatggcttggcgcaggcgcactacggcgcagcactatgatggtaaaaactatcacacggagaggctgatggtaaaaatgataaatggctattaaccaatgaactgtctagaatttatgtacgagtgatataataaatattattgtaGGCCCTACTCACATCGGTTGCCAGACCCCACAGCACAGGTCTGCCAACAAATACCGCTTTGGCGCCTAGAGCGAGAGCTTTCAAGACATCGGTGCCCTTCCTGATTCCTCCATCAAGGTAGACTTCAATATCTGATCCACGGACTGCCTGGACTACTTCCGGCAAGGCATCAATCTGTTTAAACAAATTGAAATCACAAAGCCGTGCAAAATATAGAATACATGGTGTGCAGGAGGTTCAGACTGTGGTCCCCTCAAACTATGGCATGACACCTTATAGATGATTGAATATTTTACCTtctttttaaaaatgcatttatttatttatttatttaacatggggtgaccaatcaatgcactggcactgttctcccttgttTCCCAAGGAGAATATGTATtgatatttttctttcacatgacATGTATAATGCTATTTTGGGGTGTTTGTAATGTTAAATCATGTAAACTTGGTAAAAAGCAAACTTCCTGCTGGACTCCCAAGATAGGAAACCATGTAATACACGTACCGTAGCAAGGACTCCATCAAGTAAACGACCGCCATGATTAGACACAATAATGGCATCTGCCTTGTGTAAAACAGCATTATGAGCATCTTCCGCTGAAATAGAAACATGCGCTCATTGTCAAacaattaaataatttaaaaagttGTTACTTCGTATCAAGAGCCAAAAATGTGTCTCAAATCTTGGAAAGATTGTGAAATTCACACGTAATGCAATTTGGTTACACCATATTTTTTCAGGGGTATGTGGGGAGCCAAAGTGAATGGGATGGGGcaaaaaatcggcaaattttggacattattatgttttgatgagtccaagtgtgtgaaaatattggatccaaaacataataatgataaaattggatgctttgcgcccaatatttattggtctcgctatgagttttaaaattttaaaactcatagctcgaccaataaatttgggctcaatcgatccaattttatatcaaaattgccacaaaaagtggatttttttgtaatttgggtTTTTAATGAGGTATATTGAGGGCAATAAAACAAGTTGAAATGTTATAAGCTTCAATGCTTTCAttgatgaaaaatgaaaaaaaaaaaccagaaataataataattttttggcAATTCAAATGTTACTCTGGCACCCACACATTTTCCAATGCATgcaggagctttgagacaaactttatttttaatttggCATTGCTAGATACAATTAGGTCTTCGTTTATGTACTTGGGTGTTTTGCAATCTTCTAATCTTTAaaaagacgttgatccacaagcctcagcacactttaatgCGTTTGTGGGTCATTTTCAAAATCCCTCTCACAAAGCGTTTATCCTCGACTCCTTTGAGTGAATTAACTTAAGAAGCGTATAACCACTGTTAAAACAAATCCATGCACTTGCCTGTCAATATGCCCTTGAGAATGATTGGTAATGAGGTGACGGACTTGATCCAGTCGATATCGCGCCAAGTCAAAGTTTCATCTTTCAGTCTCGCTGACTTTGACTCGGACCGCAGTTCTTCATTTGTAAATCCATATTCCATTAAGTTCTCAAATCTAGTCAAAAATAATAGTGCTTTGAAACGTTAGATATATACAGGTTTcctcagttaatttaacacattttcagtaaatttgtgaatattctcagtcatccaggtagataaacataatgaaatggatattaaatctgttcatctggacatactatttttgatagcgacagtatcgcatctcatccaagacgcatcatccgACTGACTGATCATTTTTCAGTACATGTAGCTCTAATACATTTATATAACCCACAAtttaaaaaagggtattttctgCTCATGTTATGGGTAAATTTTGCACATTAGaacaaaatgtaatatttggaAATTAATTGAGATGTAATATTTGTCGTTCAGTTATCCCAGAGAGAGTGTAAATTAACATTATCAtaatgaaaaatttgacaaaaatgagcAAAACTGCAGTATTGACTAAGGTGgagccacattcaaatacatctaaattatttgataaatcagatggacattcctcgtattcagaatgcaattcgatgtgtctgatatgctttcaagtcccacaaaaaatactgcaaacgttgctatcaaaagacaaaatatgatattttgcatgaCTCTGTATTATTTCTCTtgactatatacatgtatttgaatggggcttcacatTTGTCAATATACTGTTTTgctaatttttgccaaatttttcattttctaAATACCTAATGATAACGTTAATTTACACCGTCTGTCTCTCTTTTACCCATAACATGAGcagaaaatacccttttttaaaTTGTGGGTTAGTACATCGAGATGTATAGATGTATTGAGCTACATGTACTGCACTAAGATTTATTGAAATATTTAGCTGTGCTGCGTTGGAATAACTATATTAGGCTATAGAATTACACTTACACGTATCAGGGGAgaacttcgctattccgaaggttcgctattccgaaggttcactattccgaaaattaagaaggttctttattacgaaggttctctattccgaaaacagaaaaggttctctattccgaatatgaaaaatgggTCCCCCCCGTATCAGGTCCTACTTACCTATATGGGTGTGGAAGTCCTTTTTTGTGCCTTATCATGGAATATTTCTTTCCAATCACAACGCTGTCTATGGTCACAACAATACCCTTATACCCAGCCTTTTCAGCCCTTTGTATTAGGTGTTGTACCAGACTTCTATCTTTGTAAATATTTAATTGGAACCATTTAAGACCCTCGGGTGAAGCGACGGCTATATCTTCAAGACGTTTGGTTGACCGATGGCTTATGACCATCCCAGTTTGCATAGATGATGCCGCTGTAGAAGCAACAAAAGTAAAAATGAATcccgtatcatcccgtaaatatggcggactactcaaatgcattcaacaaaagcatgattgcaatctaccgtgacagttcgtctcacacacataaccctgcactacgatcaaataggttgatgacaacatttgattgaatggactgcactccgccataactacggtgaaggacaccggttcaaatcttttgtttggagccaatcgataaaagaatgcagggcctctatataggAAGCATCCAGGTGGTTCTTCCTTCGCTAGGCTTCTCACAATGCTTCAAAGTCCAGGTATACATTTAAGTTCTACAACTGCTACCTGTGGTAGTTCTATACTTCAtccagtgctatcaggggtagttggAATTCAATATCCATCCATAGTGCTATCAGAAGTAGTGCTATAATAGTGATAATTCTACTTcatagtgctatcagaggtagttcttcatccatagtgctatcagaggtagttctacttcatccacagtgctatcagaggtagttatacttaatccacagtgctatcagaggtagttctacttcatccatagtGCTATCAGAGGTGGGGGGGTGGGTTGCATAATAAATAATCACAAGATTTGTCTTGTCACATCTATTTACCTTTAGCTGTAGCAATCTCTCCATCAGGATGTGCTAAGCAGTGTTTAGCAGTCGGTGAGATAGCAATAGGAAATGATATTCGTTGTCCTAAAATAGTGGTAGACAGATCACGGTTAGAAACATCTCTCATCAACCTGGGCAATAGCCTCAACCTGCATGTTGACAAAATGAAAGCTAGATATAGTcattactcccaattccagaaaatttGCATAAGAACATTTTTCTATGTTGCTTTATGGATTTTTGGGCGTGGGGACATGTACTTGTTTGCATTCCATGTTCCCCCGAACAGTAACACTATGggctcatcccaatgccatagttcaataacctcaattaaacaagttgcggagtatgaaattgtgtacccaaattttcaaaggtcattcaatgaatgtgcaactactgtattggggttaaagaaatgtaccctgatatatgagcatgttgtgggtCCTAGTGTTTGTAAGAAGGTATAGACCGTTTTACAAATAAAAGGTGCCAACATAGCCCTGGCCTGGGCCCTGAATGGGTCCACCCTTTTGACTTGCCAGAATctcaccgggggggggggggtcactcccattgtggcctgtacaccatccgcgataatgaaaacgcgtaaaaagggtcgtttttcgtgggtaggcacgatacgcgcgtatcgcgtttagggtgtcaaaaacatgaaaaaaaaaaaaaaaagggtagcaaaattgcaatttctaaatacgcggaaatgaaatttagggtatgaaatttgatgttgttaggaatgaaatccctgtttagggtgtcgttttagccaagggttaaatccttgtttcgggtgcttttcaaaagttgattatcgcggatggtgtacaggccacaatgggagtgaccccccgggaatCTCACCCCTTCGACCTACCTAAATTGCATCACACCCCTTCCAGTTGCTTGTTGTCTGACTACAAGTCATCCACATTAAACCCCGGCATTAAACTTGCCAAAATCTATCAAAATAAAGTGATCATACAAACCTTTTGAAAGCATCTTTGTTGTCTTGAAGAGTTTGTTGTTCTTGTGCACCACAACTAAAATAATCAAAGGCATATTTTGACAAATGTGTCCTTGCATATGCCTCAAAATCGTCAATACATACTAATGCTGCCATGGCTTGTTGCATTCAGGTAGGCCTATTGTAGCTTGATGTGTTATGCAAGCATTACTGCACACAGCTGCACAGTGGCTATGACACATCACaggtgttccaatatctgtggacaCATGTACATGCATAGTCATcaaagcatactgcagttactgtccgttttcctatacataatacacagtgctctttcccattgacgcgtgtcctctacaaatagcctacgtaaaaagtatggggatatgcctagttaacgtcgctgtgtgaaaaataaccggccaatattaaaagtactcttctaaagttctagaaaatatagttttgtaacatgtcctaaatttttagctaatttagatgtttggaaatattcgcactttggtgttttagttaatgttataggtaatagtacattgcctagttaacgtcgctgtgtgaaaaataacctacGTAATAGCCTACgtaaaaagtatggggatatgcctagttaacgtcattgtgtgaaaaataaccggccaatattaaaagtactcttctaaaattctagacaatatagttttgtaacatgtcctaaatttttagctaatttagatgtttggaaatattcgcactttggtgttttaggaaggatatgtaaacgacagataacaccaaaaaatatgaagaaattatttccaaaccgtgttaagtctgcaaaccaccatgtttctcattttcaagaacgctggttaacaataagcacgtattgtctcatttcgtaaacaaagcccacacacaattgttctctagcgctcgctttataatcgttcacccaactgaaaggataatcccagcgcattgctccattgtacgtgtaaaagcagaaacatatgatgtgtgtatttaaccagagaagatatgatttaatcagttgagctgttttcaatgagtgttatcttggtttaatagcttttaatggggtttaagtcctgcaaaggtcgaattgaattctactgtagacatgactgcatcatggtttaTATTTCATGAACTGATGTTagactttgttcaagtctttaaTTTATAAAgagcttgattgtcacaacataCAAAAACACGCCATGTTTTGGGCCTTATATTTCCAAAAgtttgccaaatattaaaatttgactcttTTTTTACCAGTTAGGTAAGATGATGGTCAGTTAGCCCCTGATTGAGCTGTGTATTATTGAGCAAAACaggattaatatttttttaattcaacaaaACTATTTTGCTGAGATCGGGTTGTTCAACATATAGTTTAAAACATTTTGGCGCCACACGGACTCTACATGAGGTTAGGACTTCCTCTATAACGTTATGACCAGtgctatatcgctcattctacaaactccggtgccaatagccttttttccattctttggtccacaaacactttgtcgagcatttagggcatcaaatatgttgttttttctggtagaactcaacgagatctacacggacatatatggtcaattccagccaaagcgggccaaaattctctctggggccattttgaaaatgttttccttttcaattctagacttatcaaatgagacgatcatgtctagtgaatcatcaggtggaagtgccatcggattgaaaaataacttcttgctagaccaaataaagtgttaaatgcgcatatgcatgttacccacgaattcaagcatttttcacctgttgtacgccataaaatttcactttctttaatatctttcaatattttatgtgtgactcatatacactagaaatcggtgaagactttgaacgtaaaatagaattttattacatatatctacaaagaaatattttggttattacaaattttaagaaagaaccaggtgtacagt carries:
- the LOC140150656 gene encoding 2-Hydroxyacid oxidase 1-like, whose protein sequence is MQQAMAALVCIDDFEAYARTHLSKYAFDYFSCGAQEQQTLQDNKDAFKRLRLLPRLMRDVSNRDLSTTILGQRISFPIAISPTAKHCLAHPDGEIATAKAASSMQTGMVISHRSTKRLEDIAVASPEGLKWFQLNIYKDRSLVQHLIQRAEKAGYKGIVVTIDSVVIGKKYSMIRHKKGLPHPYRFENLMEYGFTNEELRSESKSARLKDETLTWRDIDWIKSVTSLPIILKGILTAEDAHNAVLHKADAIIVSNHGGRLLDGVLATIDALPEVVQAVRGSDIEVYLDGGIRKGTDVLKALALGAKAVFVGRPVLWGLATDGEAGVKKVLQILRDEFDIAMALSGCKTLKEITPDLVERRPVISSNL